The sequence below is a genomic window from Pleurocapsa sp. PCC 7327.
ATGACGGGCTACCTGGAGGGTTGTCGTGCCGCCATCTAAAATGACTACCTGCCCCGGACAAACCAATTTGGCTGCTACGCGAGCGATCGCTTCTTTTTCTTTGGGTGCTTGCTTTTGGCGATCGGCATAACTCGCGCTCGCTGGAGAAACGAGGAGCGCTCCGCCATGAACGCGCTGCAATAGACCAGATTCTGCCAATTCTCGCAGATCCCGACGAATTGTATCCTCGGAAACTTGTAAAACGGTACTCAGCTCCGATGAAAGCACCTTTTTGTCGCGGCGAAGAATGTTCAAGATGTATTGTCGTCGTTCTGCGGTTAGCATTCTTAATTTGCCTGAAGTTGCGTGTTCGATCTTGAAACTGCACGTTTGTGAGTTTATACTTATTTACGTGCGAGTTTATGCATGTTTATCAGTGCTTGTATATGAATTCAAGCATATTCACGCAAAAATAGGTGTATTAATTTTGACTGCGCTGTTCTAGCCGCTTTCCAATTCACAAGCATTCAGGAAACCAATTATGACTATTGCCAATACTCGCTTTCCCATCGATCTCGGCGCTTATCAACCTCTCAAGCTCGATCCAGCCAATGCCACGCTGACGAGCGAGCAACGAGAGATCCTGAAAGCGAATATTCAACTCTGCCGCGATGCGATCGTCTTTTTTACAGCAACTGGTGCTGCCAGAGGAGTAGGCGGTCACACGGGCGGACCATACGACACCGTGCCAGAAGTAACGATCCTGGATGCTTTCTTCCGGGAGGCATCGGATAAATTTGTGCCGATTTTCTTTGATGAAGCAGGACATCGAGTAGCCACCCAATACCTAATGGCTGTTCTACATAGCAAACTCCCAGCCGAACAGCTTCTCCGCTATCGCGAAGCCGATTCCAAGTTACCAGGACATCCTGAATTGGGACTAACTCCCGGCGTGAAGTTTAGTTCTGGACGGCTGGGGCATATGTGGCCCTACGTCAACGGCGTGGCAATGGCAAATCCAGGCAAGATAGTGTTCTGTCTCGGTTCCGATGGTTCCCAGCAGGAAGGCAACGATGCCGAAGCCGCTCGCTTGGCTGTTGCCCAGCATCTCAACGTCAAGCTGATTATTGACGACAACGATGTCACCATTGCCGGACATCCTTCTAAATACTTACCCGGCTTCAGCGTCGCCAAAACTTTAACAGGTCATGGGTTGAAGGTACTAGAAGGAGACGGAGAAGACTTAGACGATCTCTATAGTCGCCTGTGCGAAGCAGTAAATACTCCCGGCGCGATCGCTCTCATCAACAAACGCCCCATGTGTCCTGGCATTGAAGGGTTAGAAGGCTCCAACCACGGTCACGATGTAATTTCGGTAGAGTTAGCAATTAAATATCTCGGATCGCGCGGACAAACGGCTGCTGTCGAATACCTTAACAGCATTCAGAAACCCAAACAAACCTATACTTTTCTTGGCTCTAGCAACAAATTAGGGGCAAACCGCAACGTGTTTGGAGAAGCGGTGGTTGAAATTTTAAATCGCATGAGCGAAGCCGAGCGCCAGCAAACCGTAAGAGTTATTGATAGCGATCTAGAAGGATCGTGCGGTTTGAAGAAAATTCACGATGCCCATCCCGAAATATTTATTCCCTCTGGCATCATGGAGAGAGGCAACTTCTCGGCCGCTGCCGGGTTTGGCATGGAAAAGGGCAAGCAAGGGATTTTCGCTACTTTCAGCGCCTTCTTAGAAATGTGCATCTCAGAAATCACGATGGCAAGGCTAAATTACTCTAACGTTCTCTGCCATTTTTCCCACGCTGGCATAGATGATATGGCAGATAACACCTGCCACTTCGGTTTAAATAATATGTTCGCCGACAATGGCTTGGATGATGGCTACGAAACGCGGCTGTACTTTCCGGCAGATGCAAATCAGATGAAAGCTTGCGTAGAAGCCGTGTTCTTCGATCCTGGATTGCGGTTTATTTTCTCCACCCGTTCTAAAGTTCCCAATATTCTCGACAGCAAGGGCAACGACTTCTTTGGCAGCGGCTACCAATTTGTTCCCGGTAAAGACGAGGTGATTCGCGAGGGGACACAAGGTTATATCATTAGTTTTGGCGATGCTCTCTACCGTTCCCTCGATGCCGTAGAGCGTCTCAGACAGGAAGGGCTAGATGTAGGGTTAATTAACAAGCCAACCCTAAACGTTGTCGATGAAGAAATGATGGCAAAAATCGGCAATGCTCCCTTTGCCCTTGTGGTAGAATCGTTCAACCGTCGAACGGGATTGGGCAGCCGTTTTGGTTCCTGGCTCTTAGAGCGCGGATTTACTCCCAAATACGCTTATCTTGGCACTTATCGGGAAGGTTGCGGCGGTCTGTGGGAACAATTCCCGCATCAAGGAATCGATCCGGCAAGCATTATGAGTAAGGTGAAGGAATTAGTAAAATAAGCTTAAATTTCAGTTGGTAGGATGCTTTGCCAAGCATCCTACAGAGGAGCGATCGCAATGTTAAAGAAGGCGATCGCGTCTCTAAAGGACAAATCATTGCCCGAATGAATAGCAATTGGGGCAGAAGGCGCGATCGCAATTCATACACTCATAATTTTCTTCGCTGAGAAACCAAAAACAAATTAGGGTGTAACCTTTTTACCGCAAAGGTTATACAACTATTTTTGCCTCCTGACTGGAATGCCAAGTTTCTGAGAACTGTGTATAAAGATATTACAATCCCTGGTTTCTATTGAGAAATTCCGCAGATCGGCGATCCCCTTGTTAGAGTGTGATGGCAGAGTAACTTCTGGTTAATGCTCGGATCTAGGAGACGAAAATACCTATGCTCTACATCCATCAATAGTCTATTGAGTCTCAACTTTAGAGGTTTTGGTTATGAACATTCAGGGAAAGACAGCTCTAGTTACTGGAGCTTCTCGTGGCATTGGGCGAGCGATCGCTTTTGAACTGGCACAGCAAGGAGCAAAACGTCTCTTGTTGCTAGCACGGGACGCGGTGCGGTTAGCTGAAGTTGCCAGGGAAATCGAAGCACTAGGCGTGGAAGTAGTTATCTTGGCGTTGGATCTGACTCAATCGGTAGAGGTGAACATTGGGCTGGCAAGAGCTTGGCGAGATTATGGGCCCATTCATCTACTGATCAACTGTGCTGGAGTGGCACACCAAGCATCCTTTTTACAGTCCCAACTATCCCAGGTGTATCAAGAAATCAACGTTAATTTAATTGGAATGTACACTGTCACCCGTTGTATTGCCCGCCGCATGGCAGCACAAAGAGAAGGAAGAATCGTGAATGTCTCTAGCTTGATGGGCAAGGTAGCAGCACCGACGATGGCGACTTATTCAGCGACGAAGTTTGCCATTTTAGGCTTTACCCAATCCTTACGCGGTGAACTAGCTGCCTACAATATTCGAGTGATAGCTTTGCTGCCATCTTTGACCGATACTGACATGGTGCAGGAATTTCAGCGGTTTCAGTGGGTAGTTCCTATAACTCCCAAGAAAGTAGCTCAGGTACTCGTTGCCGGACTGCATGAGGAATCGTCTGAAATCTTAGTAGGATGGCAGAGCCATTTAGCGGTGTGGTGTAACCGTATTGCTCCAAGGCTGCTGGAGAGGATTTTACTGATGGCTACCCCTATGTCTATTGATAGACAAAAGCACTATCTGTAATAACCAACCAACAGAACAGCGATTTTAAATGGGAGCGAACTGTTGCGATCGCAGAAGCTCAAAAATAGCGAAAATCTAAAATTTTAGGATTTTGAAGCCGTTTTGTTAACTTTTGTAGCAAAAAATTAATCGAAAAAGCCAGAAAAAGTCTAACGGTCGGAATTTTTCTTAAAAATAGTTTACAATGGTTAACAGATTACACAAAACTAGGTGAAACACATGGCTAACATTGTTGATACTGCAGTTAATGCAGGTTCTTTTAAAACCCTAGTTGCTGCAATCAAAGCTGCTAATCTGGGAGACACTTTAAAGGGCACTGGTCCATTTACTGTCTTTGCACCCACAGATGAAGCGTTTGCTAAGCTTCCAGACGGCACATTAGATGCATTGCTTAAAGACATTCCCAAGCTCAAGAAAATCCTGACGTATCATGTCGTTTCGGGCAAGGTGATGGCATCTGACGTAATTAAGCTGAAGTCAGCTGCCACGGTTGAAGGTTCAAAAGTAAAAATTGACGCTTCCAACGGTGTCAAAGTGAATGATGCTAAAGTCTCAACACCGGATGTGGTCGCCGATAACGGTGTCATCCACGTCATTGACACAGTATTAATTCCTGCATAAGCAAACGCTTAGATAGCGAATCCTATTGGACGCACCCAACTTTCTACAATTTTTTGTCAGAGAGATGGGTGCGCTTCACCTTTCTGACAATATGAGGATACACTAATGTTCGATCTAAATCTTCTGTTTGAGTTTTCACGCAATCATTGCGTCGCAATTTGTACCTTGATGGTGCCAGCAAATTTGCTGTTAACCTTGCGAACAGTATTGCTGGTAGGACGACTTCGCCCTCAAGCCCAAGTGCGACAAGCAATGGTTACTGCCAGCTTTTTTGCCTTGACCATGCTGCTACACGTCTTCAGTTGGTTCATCGTTGGAGTGGTCATGGCTCCGACCTACATTCTGCTAACCCTAGCCTGCGTCTGTCTGAGTCTGAACCTTTGGGCGATCGCTCATTCAACCAGTATGAGCCAACTACTGAGAGCATCGATCCCTTCATTAGATGCGTCGGGTCAGCATTCATGAGGTTCGTGCGGCGACGCAGGTTCGCCGCTTTAAGAGTTATCCTCCCCGTAACCGATGGTCTAGCGGTAGCCTTCTGCTGACATTAAGGTAAACTTCCTCCACCGAACAAGCGACTTCTACTTCCACACTGTGCTCAATCATCAAAAACTCTAATCCTATCAAATATTATTGTTACAAGCAAAATTTTTAAAAAAATGTTATACTTTGAACATGAACAAACAAAATACACCCAAAACCATCACCCTTAAAGATAAGGTAGTAGCGCATCATATTAGTGATGGAAGTGAATTAATCCCAGCTGAGATACGAGTCAATCCAAGTTTTGATAACAGTCAACTACTTAATACACCTCTCCCAAAAGGTTACACCATTGATGATGAGGGAATCATCAATAACTACGCAACCGAACCCGATATGTACTTGGCAGACTATCCCTCACCAGAACAGCAAAAGCGCTATGTCTCCTTGGGAGCAGGAGCTATGCTACTTGTTGCCACCACATTACTAACTGCATTTGCTGTCAGCTAAGTGTAACCAGAGCTAGGTATTTCGTTCCAGTCCAAAATATCTAGCTAGCATTGATGCTCTAGTTTTCGCCTCAGTATTGGCACAGGAGACAGTGATATATCAACCAACCGAACTATCTTTAGAACAGGAATTTCACCTCAAAAGCTTTGCTGACCAAGTGCAGCATATGTCTCGCAAACAAGCTCAAGAGTTTTTAATTATGCTGCATGAGCAAATGATGATTCGGGAAACAATGTACCGACATTTTTTGAGGCATGAATGGAATCTAGATTCAGGCACAGTCTTTAAATAAAGCCGACAAAAGACGTTGCTGTGCTTGACATTCATTAATCCTATCTGCATTGATCGCGCTTTAGATCGATGCTCTCAAACCGTTACAACTTTGTTACATCACTCGTTGCAGATATCACTTTGCACAGTTTTTTCAACTTTCATTGAGTTTTTCCTCTAAATTTCTGGGCGATTCAATGCTCGTTTAATCCACTATTGGAGTATCGATCTCATGTCTATTACCATCAAGTCTGCTCAGTCTATTTTTCCTGACACTCAGGTGGCAAGCGTTGTTCCAAGTACAATCGAGCAATTCGTTCGACTCAATGCTGAAGACCAACTGGCATTAATCTGGTTTGCCTATACCGAAATGGGCAAAACAATTACGGTTGCTGCTCCTGGCGCAACCAGTATGATCTTTGCCCAGAAACTGCTTGACCAGATCAAACAGATGACTCCTACCGAGCAAACGCAAGTGATGTGCGATCTAGCCAACAATACCGATACTCCCATCTGCCGTTCTTATGGCTCCTTCACCACAAATCTGAAGTTGGGCTTCTGGAATCAGTTGGGAGAATGGATGGAACAAGGGATTGTAGCTCCAATTCCCCAAGGCTATCAGCTTTCCGATGAGGGTAATGCGGTGTTAAGGGCAATTCAAGCAGCCGATCCAGGACAGCAAATAACCATTTTGCGTAATGCTGTCGTTGATATGGGATTTGACTCAAGTTCTTCTAGCAATCGCCACAAAGTTCGAGAACTTGTAGTTGTCCCCACTACGATAGCAGCCCGTACCCAAGCGTCTATCGAAGGCGTGACTAACACCGCAGTGCTAAGTTACATCAACAACATGAATGCTAACGACTTTGAAGGGGCTGTTAACCTGTTCGCACTGAATGGTGCTTTGCAACCACCCTTCCAAAAACCAATAATTGGTCGCGGAGCCGTCCTTGCCTATATGCGGGAAGAATGCCAGGGACTCAAATTAATGCCAGAACGAGGCACTATTGAGTCAATGGAAGAGGGATATACCTCCATTAAAGTTACAGGCAAAGTCCAAACTCCTTGGTTTGGTTCTAGTGTTGGCATGAACATTGCCTGGCGGTTTTTACTCGATCCTCAAGACCAGATTTTCTTTGTAGCAATTGACCTACTGGCATCGCCAAAAGAACTACTCAACTTAGTCCGTAAATAGGAAGGTAAACGACTCTCTCAACTTCGCCGATCGCGAATCAGAGAGAGTTAAACATTGCCTTCTACCAAATATTTTAGACGACTGGTTCATTTTACCTCTCTGGTGTTAAGTATTCAATTTAGGAATCGTTATGTCAAAGAAAAAAGGCAATAGAGAATCTAAAAAACAGAAAAAACAATCGGATGGGACTAAGAAGCAAAAGAAAGATCCCAAGAGATATGACGAACCACCGCCTAGGTAGTGCTAATTAAAAATTATTAGATTTTAGATAGATTTTGACAACATCACCTACCCTCGAAACTGCTCGACCTCTTCGGTGTAACGCATCGGTAGAACATATTCGAGGTTTTCGTGAGGGCGGGCAATGATATGAGTAAAGAGAACTTGTCCGCCATTGACTCGCTTGACCGTTTCAACCCCCGCAGCAACAGAGGCTTGCACCTCAGATACATTCCCTCTGATAATTACCGTCGCGCGACCGCTACCATTTTTTTCATACCCGACAAGGAGGATTCTGGCAGCTTTAACCATCGCATCGGCAGCTTCTACGACGGTAGGGAACCCTAGAGTAATAAAGACTGATAGCGTGATGTAGGTCTGACCGGATCGAGGATGTATTGCATCGTGCAGACCTGCATCTTATTATTTTATTGAAGTAGGCAACGATGCGATCGCCAGCCCGGTTATTTCAACCCCCTATCTGTCGAGGAGCTTATGAAAACCCTATTACTCTACCCTAAGTTTCCCCAGTCCTTTTGGTCTTACGATCGCTTCATGGAAATCGCTGGACTTAAAGCCGTCATTCCACCCCTGGGGATCATTACTGTCGCAGCCCTCCTACCAAAAAACTGGGAGATTCGATTTTACGATCGCAATGTCAATCCTGAAACAGAAGCCGATTGGGAGTGGTGCGATCTGGTCATCCTCTCTGCCATGTTAGTGCAGAAGTCCGATTTCCACGCCCTGATTCAAAAAGCCGTGCGATTGAGCAAAAAAGTAGCGGTTGGAGGTCCCTATCCTACCTCTGTACCCCAGGATGCCTTAGAATCCGGCGCACACTATCTTATTCTCGATGAAGGAGAATTGACAGTTCCCCTGTTTCTGGATGCGATCGCTCGAGGCGAACCAGCAGGAACTTTCCGTTCTCTTGAAAAACCAGATGTGACACTCAGCCCCATACCCCGCTTTGACCTGCTCGAGCGAGACGCTTATTTAATGATGGCGGTACAGTTTTCTCGCGGGTGTCCTTTTAACTGCGAATTTTGTGACATTATTTCTCTCTACGGGCGCAAACCCCGCACGAAAGAACCGAGCCAGATTTTAGCAGAGTTGCAGGCGATCTATGACTTAGGCTGGCGCGGTTCGGTTTTCATCGTCGATGACAACTTTATTGGCAATCAGCGCAACGTCAAACGCTTTCTCAGAGAATTGATTCCTTGGATGAAGCAGCGCAATTACCCATTTACTTTCATCACTGAAG
It includes:
- a CDS encoding NblA/ycf18 family protein, translated to MYQPTELSLEQEFHLKSFADQVQHMSRKQAQEFLIMLHEQMMIRETMYRHFLRHEWNLDSGTVFK
- a CDS encoding fasciclin domain-containing protein — encoded protein: MANIVDTAVNAGSFKTLVAAIKAANLGDTLKGTGPFTVFAPTDEAFAKLPDGTLDALLKDIPKLKKILTYHVVSGKVMASDVIKLKSAATVEGSKVKIDASNGVKVNDAKVSTPDVVADNGVIHVIDTVLIPA
- a CDS encoding transketolase C-terminal domain-containing protein, producing MTIANTRFPIDLGAYQPLKLDPANATLTSEQREILKANIQLCRDAIVFFTATGAARGVGGHTGGPYDTVPEVTILDAFFREASDKFVPIFFDEAGHRVATQYLMAVLHSKLPAEQLLRYREADSKLPGHPELGLTPGVKFSSGRLGHMWPYVNGVAMANPGKIVFCLGSDGSQQEGNDAEAARLAVAQHLNVKLIIDDNDVTIAGHPSKYLPGFSVAKTLTGHGLKVLEGDGEDLDDLYSRLCEAVNTPGAIALINKRPMCPGIEGLEGSNHGHDVISVELAIKYLGSRGQTAAVEYLNSIQKPKQTYTFLGSSNKLGANRNVFGEAVVEILNRMSEAERQQTVRVIDSDLEGSCGLKKIHDAHPEIFIPSGIMERGNFSAAAGFGMEKGKQGIFATFSAFLEMCISEITMARLNYSNVLCHFSHAGIDDMADNTCHFGLNNMFADNGLDDGYETRLYFPADANQMKACVEAVFFDPGLRFIFSTRSKVPNILDSKGNDFFGSGYQFVPGKDEVIREGTQGYIISFGDALYRSLDAVERLRQEGLDVGLINKPTLNVVDEEMMAKIGNAPFALVVESFNRRTGLGSRFGSWLLERGFTPKYAYLGTYREGCGGLWEQFPHQGIDPASIMSKVKELVK
- a CDS encoding SDR family oxidoreductase is translated as MNIQGKTALVTGASRGIGRAIAFELAQQGAKRLLLLARDAVRLAEVAREIEALGVEVVILALDLTQSVEVNIGLARAWRDYGPIHLLINCAGVAHQASFLQSQLSQVYQEINVNLIGMYTVTRCIARRMAAQREGRIVNVSSLMGKVAAPTMATYSATKFAILGFTQSLRGELAAYNIRVIALLPSLTDTDMVQEFQRFQWVVPITPKKVAQVLVAGLHEESSEILVGWQSHLAVWCNRIAPRLLERILLMATPMSIDRQKHYL
- a CDS encoding carbon dioxide-concentrating mechanism protein CcmK produces the protein MTLSVFITLGFPTVVEAADAMVKAARILLVGYEKNGSGRATVIIRGNVSEVQASVAAGVETVKRVNGGQVLFTHIIARPHENLEYVLPMRYTEEVEQFRG
- a CDS encoding biotin/lipoyl-binding protein, which encodes MPSILQRSDRNVKEGDRVSKGQIIARMNSNWGRRRDRNSYTHNFLR
- the psb34 gene encoding photosystem II assembly protein Psb34 is translated as MNKQNTPKTITLKDKVVAHHISDGSELIPAEIRVNPSFDNSQLLNTPLPKGYTIDDEGIINNYATEPDMYLADYPSPEQQKRYVSLGAGAMLLVATTLLTAFAVS
- a CDS encoding orange carotenoid protein N-terminal domain-containing protein; this encodes MSITIKSAQSIFPDTQVASVVPSTIEQFVRLNAEDQLALIWFAYTEMGKTITVAAPGATSMIFAQKLLDQIKQMTPTEQTQVMCDLANNTDTPICRSYGSFTTNLKLGFWNQLGEWMEQGIVAPIPQGYQLSDEGNAVLRAIQAADPGQQITILRNAVVDMGFDSSSSSNRHKVRELVVVPTTIAARTQASIEGVTNTAVLSYINNMNANDFEGAVNLFALNGALQPPFQKPIIGRGAVLAYMREECQGLKLMPERGTIESMEEGYTSIKVTGKVQTPWFGSSVGMNIAWRFLLDPQDQIFFVAIDLLASPKELLNLVRK